The following are from one region of the Amia ocellicauda isolate fAmiCal2 chromosome 1, fAmiCal2.hap1, whole genome shotgun sequence genome:
- the LOC136758750 gene encoding trace amine-associated receptor 7b-like: protein MNSSFIQMDSVEYCYENVSRSCIKRSSSLHSPNNLLVLSLAIVDFLLGIFVLPFSVIIMVENYSRRRAQRNREHKAAKTLGIVMGVFIGCYLPYYIVNMLELFFNVMIPRVVIDAVLCLASINSAFNPLIYAFFYPWFQKALKLIVTLKIYHPNSSRKKLAILTGVSLDGAVAVEQLEEWPGGLLEEWPGGQLEEWPGGQLKKWPGGQLEEWPGEQLEEWPGKQLDQDDL from the exons ATGAATTCATCCTTCATTCAGATGGACTCAGTAGAGTACTGCTATGAAAATGTTAGCAGATCCTGCATTAAACGCTCCAGTTCG CTTCATTCACCAAATAATCTGTTGGTTCTTTCTCTAGCAATTGTTGATTTCCTTCTTGGGATTTTTGTTCTTCCATTCAGTGTGATCATTATGGTTGAAAATT ACAGTAGAAGAAGAGCACAGCGCAACAGAGAGCACAAAGCTGCTAAAACACTAGGAATAGTAATGGGTGTCTTTATAGGTTGCTACCTCCCTTACTACATAGTAAACATGCTTGAACTATTTTTCAATGTAATGATTCCACGAGTAGTGATTGATGCTGTTTTATGTTTGGCTTCCATTAATTCTGCATTTAATCCACTGATTTATGCTTTTTTCTATCCATGGTTTCAAAAAGCACTGAAGCTCAttgtaacattaaaaatatatcaccCTAATTCCTCTAGAAagaaact GGCCATCTTGACAGGTGTATCA CTTGATGGGGCAGTGGCCGTTGAGCAGCTGGAGGAGTGGCCTGGTGGGCTGCTGGAGGAGTGGCCTGGTGGGCAACTGGAGGAGTGGCCTGGTGGGCAGCTGAAAAAGTGGCCTGGTGGGCAGCTGGAGGAGTGGCCTGGTGAGCAGCTGGAGGAGTGGCCTGGTAAGCAGCTGGATCAGGACGATCTATGA